A window from Agrobacterium tumefaciens encodes these proteins:
- a CDS encoding aldehyde dehydrogenase codes for MRRFQCYIDGCFEDGEGHFSSLDPATGQPWADMPESREADIGRAVEAAHRALYEDASWSKLTATQRGKLLYRLADLVAENAKTLAELETRDTGKIIRETSAQIAYVADYYRYYAGLADKIEGAYLPIDKPDMDVWLRREPVGVVAAIVPWNSQLFLAAVKIGPALAAGCTIVVKASEDGPAPLLEFARLVHEAGFPAGVVNVVTGFGASCGNALATHPKVAHIAFTGGPETARHIVRNSAENLASTSLELGGKSPILVFADADLESAANAQVAGIFAATGQSCVAGSRLIVERSVKDRFLDILKAKAEAIRIGSPLEMTTEVGPLATERQRKHIVGLVSASVEAGAKVVTGGAPVDGDGYFYRPTILDCDGIRSPSLEKEFFGPVLSVVSFETEAEAISLANDTVYGLASGVFTQNLTRAHRLMKAIRAGIVWVNTYRAVSPIAPFGGFGLSGDGREGGLAAALDYTRTKTIWLRTSDDPIPDPFVMR; via the coding sequence ATGCGCCGTTTTCAGTGCTATATCGACGGATGTTTCGAGGATGGTGAGGGGCACTTTTCCAGCCTCGATCCCGCAACCGGTCAGCCCTGGGCCGACATGCCGGAAAGCCGCGAGGCGGATATCGGCCGTGCGGTCGAGGCCGCGCACCGGGCGCTTTACGAGGATGCGTCCTGGTCGAAACTGACGGCGACGCAGCGCGGCAAGCTGCTTTACCGGCTGGCTGATCTGGTTGCGGAAAATGCGAAGACGCTCGCCGAACTCGAAACCCGTGATACCGGCAAGATCATCCGCGAAACGTCGGCGCAGATCGCCTATGTTGCTGATTATTATCGCTATTATGCGGGCCTCGCGGACAAGATTGAGGGCGCCTATCTGCCGATCGACAAGCCGGATATGGATGTCTGGCTGCGGCGCGAGCCGGTTGGTGTCGTCGCGGCGATCGTGCCGTGGAACAGCCAGCTGTTTCTTGCTGCCGTGAAGATTGGTCCGGCGCTGGCCGCAGGCTGCACCATTGTCGTCAAGGCTTCGGAAGATGGGCCCGCGCCGCTGCTGGAATTTGCGCGGCTGGTGCATGAGGCCGGTTTTCCCGCTGGTGTTGTCAACGTTGTTACCGGTTTCGGCGCCTCGTGCGGCAATGCGCTCGCCACCCATCCGAAGGTGGCCCATATCGCCTTCACCGGCGGCCCGGAAACGGCGCGTCACATCGTCCGCAACTCTGCCGAAAACCTTGCCTCGACATCGCTGGAACTCGGCGGCAAATCGCCGATCCTCGTTTTTGCCGATGCCGATCTCGAAAGCGCGGCCAATGCACAGGTGGCAGGCATCTTCGCCGCGACCGGCCAGAGCTGCGTTGCCGGTTCGCGGCTGATCGTCGAAAGAAGCGTCAAAGATCGTTTCCTCGACATCCTGAAAGCCAAGGCTGAGGCGATCCGCATCGGCTCACCGCTGGAGATGACCACCGAAGTGGGGCCGCTCGCGACGGAGCGTCAGAGAAAACACATCGTTGGGCTTGTGTCTGCCTCCGTAGAAGCGGGTGCGAAAGTGGTGACGGGCGGTGCGCCCGTTGACGGCGATGGTTATTTCTACCGTCCGACCATTCTTGATTGCGATGGCATTCGTTCGCCTTCCCTGGAGAAGGAATTTTTTGGCCCGGTCCTTTCCGTCGTTTCCTTTGAAACTGAAGCGGAAGCCATTTCGCTTGCCAATGACACCGTCTATGGCCTTGCATCCGGCGTCTTCACGCAGAACCTGACACGGGCCCATCGCCTGATGAAGGCAATCCGCGCCGGTATCGTCTGGGTAAACACCTATCGCGCGGTTTCGCCGATTGCGCCCTTTGGCGGCTTCGGCCTTTCAGGCGATGGCCGTGAGGGCGGGCTGGCGGCAGCGCTTGATTATACGCGCACCAAGACCATATGGCTGCGCACCTCCGACGATCCGATCCCCGATCCTTTCGTGATGCGGTGA
- a CDS encoding NIPSNAP family protein — protein MFYEIRTYQLKNGAIPAYLKVVEEEGIEIQKSHLGELVGYFFSEIGPINEIVHIWAFSSLDDREERRARLMADPRWLSFLPKIRDLIEVAENKIMKPARFSPLG, from the coding sequence ATGTTTTACGAGATCCGCACCTATCAGCTGAAGAACGGCGCGATCCCGGCCTATCTAAAGGTCGTGGAGGAAGAGGGTATCGAAATCCAGAAGAGCCATCTCGGCGAACTGGTGGGTTACTTCTTTTCCGAGATCGGGCCGATCAACGAGATCGTCCATATCTGGGCCTTTTCCAGCCTTGACGATCGCGAGGAACGGCGCGCGCGGCTGATGGCCGATCCGCGCTGGTTATCCTTCCTGCCGAAAATCCGCGACCTCATTGAAGTCGCCGAAAACAAGATCATGAAGCCGGCGCGGTTTTCACCGCTGGGGTGA
- a CDS encoding ABC transporter substrate-binding protein: MRSKLVLSTCAALFALGAAAQASDLVFSSWGGTTQDAQKAAWAEKFMVETGINVLQDGPTDYGKLKAMVEANGVTWDVVDVEGDYAAQAGPKGLLEKLDFSVIDKTKLDPRFVTDYSVGSFYYSFVIGCNVDSVAACPKSWADLFDTAKFPGKRTFYKWSAPGVIEAALLADGVTADKLYPLDLDRAFKKLDTIKSDIIWWSGGAQSQQLIASAEAPFGSVWNGRMTALEQSGVKVETSWAQNITAADSLVVPKGTKSKDAAMKFIALATSAQAQADMATATGYAPVNIESAKLMDPKIAKSLPDQQTASQVNADMNYWAQHRDEIGERWYAWQAK, from the coding sequence ATGAGATCGAAACTGGTATTGTCGACATGCGCAGCACTTTTCGCCCTCGGCGCAGCCGCTCAGGCGAGTGACCTGGTCTTTTCCAGCTGGGGAGGAACCACGCAGGACGCCCAGAAGGCGGCCTGGGCTGAGAAATTCATGGTGGAAACCGGCATTAACGTGCTGCAGGATGGCCCCACTGATTACGGTAAGTTGAAGGCCATGGTCGAGGCAAACGGCGTGACATGGGATGTCGTCGATGTCGAAGGCGACTATGCCGCGCAGGCCGGCCCCAAGGGTCTGCTTGAAAAGCTGGATTTCAGCGTCATCGATAAAACGAAGCTCGACCCCCGCTTCGTGACGGATTATTCCGTCGGCAGCTTCTATTATTCCTTCGTCATTGGCTGCAATGTCGATTCAGTCGCTGCCTGCCCCAAGAGCTGGGCCGATCTTTTCGATACGGCAAAATTTCCGGGCAAACGCACTTTCTACAAGTGGTCGGCACCAGGTGTGATCGAAGCGGCACTTCTGGCCGACGGCGTTACGGCCGACAAGCTTTATCCGCTTGATCTCGACCGTGCTTTCAAGAAGCTCGACACGATCAAATCTGATATCATCTGGTGGTCCGGCGGCGCGCAGTCGCAGCAATTGATAGCGTCCGCCGAAGCACCCTTCGGCAGCGTCTGGAATGGCCGTATGACCGCTCTCGAGCAGAGCGGTGTCAAGGTGGAGACATCCTGGGCGCAGAATATCACTGCGGCGGATTCGCTCGTTGTCCCGAAGGGAACGAAGAGCAAGGATGCGGCGATGAAGTTCATTGCTCTCGCCACCTCTGCACAGGCGCAGGCGGATATGGCGACGGCGACTGGCTATGCCCCGGTCAATATCGAATCCGCCAAGCTGATGGATCCGAAAATCGCCAAGTCCCTGCCGGACCAGCAGACGGCGAGCCAGGTCAATGCCGATATGAACTACTGGGCGCAGCATCGCGATGAAATCGGCGAGCGCTGGTACGCCTGGCAGGCGAAATAA
- a CDS encoding ABC transporter permease, protein MVSLTDETVRPKARVRMPFRAGNFAATLPALGLLILFFVVPVLILLSRSVTEPVFGLGNYAELLGSSTYLKIFFNTFAVSALVTVVSLAIGFPVAWALAIMPSRLASIVFAILLLSMWTNLLARTYAWMVLLQRTGVVNKTLMGLGIIDKPLALVNNLTGVTIGMTYIMLPFIIIPLYGVIRKIDPAILQAASLCGATRWQALTRVLIPLAAPGMMAGALMVFVMSLGYFVTPALLGGTANMMLAELIAQFVQSLVNWGMGGAAAFVLLVVTLALYAVQLKFFGAAGAGGR, encoded by the coding sequence ATGGTCTCGCTTACCGATGAAACAGTCAGACCGAAGGCGCGGGTGCGGATGCCCTTCCGGGCCGGCAATTTTGCCGCCACCCTGCCGGCGCTCGGTCTCCTCATCCTGTTCTTTGTCGTTCCTGTCCTCATCCTGCTGTCGCGCAGCGTGACCGAACCCGTCTTCGGCCTTGGCAACTATGCCGAACTCCTGGGTAGCTCCACCTATTTGAAGATTTTCTTCAATACCTTTGCGGTGTCGGCGCTGGTGACGGTCGTGTCGCTGGCAATCGGTTTTCCGGTCGCCTGGGCGCTTGCCATCATGCCCTCGCGGCTTGCCTCCATCGTTTTTGCCATCCTGCTTCTGTCGATGTGGACCAATCTTCTGGCCCGCACCTATGCCTGGATGGTGCTGTTGCAGCGAACGGGTGTCGTCAACAAGACGCTGATGGGACTGGGCATCATCGACAAGCCGCTGGCGCTGGTCAACAATCTCACCGGCGTGACGATTGGCATGACCTATATCATGCTGCCTTTCATCATCATTCCGCTCTATGGCGTCATTCGCAAGATCGATCCGGCTATTCTGCAGGCGGCGTCTCTGTGCGGCGCCACCCGCTGGCAGGCACTGACGCGCGTTCTCATCCCGCTTGCCGCACCCGGCATGATGGCCGGCGCGCTGATGGTTTTCGTCATGTCGCTCGGTTATTTCGTCACGCCGGCGCTGCTCGGCGGCACGGCGAACATGATGTTGGCCGAGCTCATCGCCCAGTTCGTGCAGTCGCTGGTTAACTGGGGCATGGGCGGGGCGGCAGCCTTCGTGCTTCTGGTGGTCACGCTCGCTCTTTATGCGGTGCAGCTGAAATTCTTCGGCGCGGCCGGGGCAGGAGGGCGCTGA
- a CDS encoding ABC transporter permease, translating to MLLNYNSLGLWKWLLLLITVLTSAFLILPIVFIAALSFGSSQWLIFPPPGWTLKWYADFFADPRWLEAAWTSLRIALMVTVLSVLIGLVASFGLVRGRFIGRGTLRALFMTPMILPVVVLAVALYAFFLKLGLAGTTTGFVIAHLVVALPFSILALTGALEGFDKSIEDAAVLCGASPLQAKIRITLPAISHGLFSAALFSFLTSWDEVVLAIFMASPTLQTLPVKIWATLRQDLTPVIAAASTLLIAVTIILMLLVAAVRKGLKT from the coding sequence ATGCTTTTGAACTATAACAGCCTCGGCCTCTGGAAATGGCTGCTCCTCCTCATCACCGTGCTGACCTCGGCATTTCTGATCCTCCCGATCGTTTTCATCGCCGCTTTGTCCTTCGGCTCGTCACAATGGCTGATCTTTCCGCCGCCCGGCTGGACGCTGAAATGGTATGCGGATTTCTTCGCTGATCCCAGATGGCTGGAGGCCGCCTGGACGAGCCTGCGCATTGCGCTGATGGTCACGGTACTCTCCGTCCTGATCGGTCTCGTGGCTTCTTTCGGGTTGGTGCGTGGCCGGTTCATCGGGCGCGGCACGCTGCGCGCGCTGTTCATGACGCCGATGATCCTGCCCGTCGTGGTCCTTGCGGTGGCGCTTTACGCTTTTTTCCTGAAACTCGGCCTTGCGGGCACCACCACCGGTTTCGTCATCGCCCATCTCGTCGTTGCGCTGCCTTTCTCCATTCTGGCGCTGACCGGCGCGCTCGAGGGTTTCGACAAGTCGATCGAGGATGCGGCGGTGCTGTGTGGCGCCAGCCCGTTGCAAGCGAAAATCCGCATCACGCTTCCCGCCATCAGCCACGGGCTGTTTTCGGCGGCGCTCTTTTCCTTCCTCACCTCCTGGGATGAGGTGGTGCTGGCGATCTTCATGGCAAGCCCGACATTGCAGACCCTGCCGGTGAAAATCTGGGCGACCCTGCGTCAGGATCTGACGCCCGTCATCGCCGCCGCCTCCACGCTTCTCATCGCGGTGACCATCATTCTCATGCTGCTTGTCGCGGCTGTGCGAAAAGGACTGAAAACATGA
- a CDS encoding ABC transporter ATP-binding protein, translating to MNKPLLQIRGIAKQYGPVVAVQDVTLDVQPGEFMTFLGPSGSGKSTTLYILAGFEQPTSGDILLNGESLLSTPSHKRNIGMVFQRYTLFPHLSVGENIAFPLKVRRKSKAEIDARVKEMLRLVRLEGFEDRKPAQMSGGQQQRVALARALAYDPPVLLMDEPLSALDKKLREEIQFEIRRIHQQTEVTILYVTHDQEEALRLSDRIAVFSKGVIDQIGTGPELYAHPTTRFVAEFIGDSDFIACDLLAASGGKATVSLGRGIVFDHIPMHGEAAPGKKAALMLRPERLQLSRNRPVASAGFQATVSDITFLGNNVHVVAHTGSGEPLAVRLPFGHEAISGLNRGDLVHLAFDPASAQVFC from the coding sequence ATGAACAAACCGCTCCTGCAAATTCGTGGCATCGCCAAGCAATACGGGCCGGTCGTCGCCGTTCAGGACGTCACTCTCGACGTGCAGCCGGGTGAGTTCATGACCTTTCTCGGTCCATCCGGTTCCGGCAAGAGCACGACGCTATACATCCTTGCCGGCTTCGAGCAGCCGACGTCGGGCGATATCCTGCTGAATGGCGAGAGCCTGCTGTCGACGCCATCGCACAAGCGCAATATCGGCATGGTCTTCCAGCGTTACACCCTGTTTCCGCATCTGTCGGTCGGCGAGAACATCGCCTTCCCGTTGAAGGTTCGCCGCAAGAGCAAGGCGGAAATCGATGCCAGGGTGAAGGAAATGCTGCGGCTCGTTCGCCTCGAAGGTTTCGAGGACAGGAAACCCGCGCAGATGTCCGGTGGCCAGCAGCAGCGCGTGGCGCTGGCGCGGGCGCTCGCCTATGACCCGCCGGTGCTTCTGATGGATGAGCCGCTATCGGCGCTCGACAAGAAGCTGCGCGAGGAAATCCAGTTCGAAATCCGTCGCATTCACCAGCAGACGGAAGTGACGATCCTCTACGTCACCCACGATCAGGAAGAAGCCTTGCGTCTTTCCGACCGGATTGCGGTGTTTTCAAAAGGGGTGATCGACCAGATCGGCACGGGGCCTGAACTCTATGCTCATCCTACCACCCGTTTTGTGGCCGAATTCATCGGGGACAGCGATTTCATCGCCTGCGACCTGCTTGCTGCATCCGGCGGCAAGGCGACGGTATCGCTCGGCCGGGGTATCGTCTTCGATCATATTCCGATGCATGGCGAGGCTGCGCCGGGCAAGAAAGCGGCGCTGATGCTGCGTCCGGAACGCCTGCAGCTCAGCCGCAACCGGCCGGTTGCTTCCGCCGGTTTTCAGGCCACGGTCAGCGATATCACCTTCCTTGGCAACAACGTCCATGTGGTTGCCCATACCGGTTCGGGCGAGCCGCTTGCCGTGCGATTGCCCTTCGGCCATGAGGCGATTTCCGGTCTCAACCGGGGCGATCTCGTGCACTTGGCCTTCGACCCGGCGTCAGCCCAGGTTTTCTGTTGA
- a CDS encoding NAD-dependent succinate-semialdehyde dehydrogenase, which yields MHLNDPTLFGEKVPVAGRWIGCDGRETAMIRNPATGEIVGRVPELGATETQDAITAAVFAQKAWARRTAGERATILKAWHRLVMENRDDLGMILTLEQGKPLAEAKGEIVYGGSFIEWFAEEARRINGETVPGHQPDKRILVLRQPVGVVAAITPWNFPNAMITRKVGPALAAGCAVVLKPAPQTPFSAIALAILAERAGLPLELFSILTGPAAEIGGVLTASPDIRLLTFTGSTRTGEHLYRQCAPTIKKLGLELGGNAPFIVFDDADLDAAVEGALIAKFRNNGQTCVCANRLYVQSGVYDAFAEKFARAVSALKVGNGLEEGSILGPLIDGNAVAKVEAHIADALSKGAQIAAGGSRHALGGNFFEPTILRNVTAGMQVAREETFGPLAPLFRFEDEEDVIAQANNTDFGLASYFYARDLSRVFRVAEALEYGMVGVNTGAISTAEAPFGGVKMSGLGREGSRHGIEEYTELKYVCIGGIG from the coding sequence ATGCATCTGAATGACCCCACGCTCTTCGGTGAAAAAGTGCCCGTGGCCGGACGCTGGATCGGCTGCGATGGCCGCGAGACGGCGATGATCCGCAATCCCGCGACGGGGGAAATCGTCGGGCGGGTTCCCGAACTGGGCGCAACGGAAACGCAGGATGCAATCACTGCTGCCGTGTTTGCCCAGAAGGCATGGGCGCGCCGCACGGCCGGTGAGCGCGCGACGATCCTGAAGGCGTGGCACCGGCTCGTCATGGAAAACCGGGATGATCTCGGCATGATCCTGACGCTGGAACAGGGCAAGCCCCTGGCGGAAGCCAAAGGCGAAATCGTCTATGGCGGAAGCTTCATCGAGTGGTTTGCCGAAGAGGCACGCCGCATCAATGGTGAGACGGTGCCCGGCCATCAGCCGGACAAGCGCATTCTGGTTCTCCGTCAACCGGTCGGCGTCGTCGCGGCCATCACGCCGTGGAATTTCCCCAATGCCATGATTACCCGTAAAGTCGGCCCGGCGCTGGCTGCGGGTTGCGCGGTTGTGCTGAAACCCGCGCCGCAGACGCCGTTTTCGGCCATCGCTCTCGCCATCCTCGCCGAGCGCGCGGGCCTGCCGCTCGAACTTTTCAGCATATTGACGGGACCTGCAGCGGAAATCGGCGGCGTGCTGACCGCAAGCCCGGATATCCGTCTCCTGACCTTCACCGGCTCGACGCGCACGGGAGAACATCTTTACCGGCAATGCGCGCCGACGATCAAGAAACTCGGGCTGGAGCTCGGTGGCAATGCGCCCTTCATCGTGTTTGATGACGCTGATCTCGATGCCGCGGTGGAAGGGGCGCTGATTGCCAAGTTTCGCAACAACGGCCAGACCTGCGTCTGTGCCAACCGGCTTTATGTGCAGAGCGGTGTTTATGATGCCTTCGCTGAAAAATTCGCACGGGCGGTATCCGCGCTGAAGGTTGGCAACGGATTGGAAGAGGGAAGCATTCTGGGCCCACTCATCGATGGTAACGCCGTTGCCAAGGTGGAAGCGCATATCGCCGATGCGCTCTCAAAAGGCGCTCAAATTGCCGCAGGTGGCAGCAGGCATGCGCTCGGCGGCAATTTTTTCGAGCCGACGATCCTGCGCAACGTGACTGCCGGCATGCAGGTCGCGCGCGAGGAAACATTCGGGCCACTCGCCCCGCTTTTCCGTTTCGAAGACGAAGAGGATGTGATCGCGCAGGCCAACAATACCGATTTCGGTCTTGCCTCCTATTTTTATGCGCGTGACCTGTCCCGAGTCTTCCGGGTTGCCGAGGCGCTCGAATATGGCATGGTCGGCGTCAATACGGGCGCGATTTCCACCGCTGAGGCGCCTTTTGGCGGCGTCAAAATGTCAGGTCTCGGCCGGGAGGGGTCACGCCACGGCATCGAGGAATATACCGAACTTAAATATGTCTGCATCGGTGGCATCGGCTGA